From the genome of Argentina anserina chromosome 4, drPotAnse1.1, whole genome shotgun sequence, one region includes:
- the LOC126791701 gene encoding glu S.griseus protease inhibitor, whose product MAGFQCPAGKDSWPELLGAQGTDAKAVIESENHLVKAEIVQEGTIVPADLVPVCDRVRVWVDTCGTVTRVPTIG is encoded by the exons atggcTGGTTTTCAGTGCCCCG CTGGTAAAGATTCATGGCCTGAACTGTTGGGAGCTCAGGGGACGGATGCAAAGGCAGTAATTGAGAGCGAGAACCATTTGGTCAAGGCAGAAATCGTGCAAGAAGGAACAATTGTCCCTGCTGATTTAGTGCCAGTGTGTGATAGGGTTCGTGTTTGGGTCGATACATGTGGCACCGTTACCCGGGTCCCTACCATTGGTTAA